In Colletotrichum destructivum chromosome 8, complete sequence, the following proteins share a genomic window:
- a CDS encoding putative methyltransferase-like protein — MAANSKRIFQMLWLAAGLIFTLALLRSLGTPDQAKEWASSKVSSLMASDGGRVSMREFMATAEAIWAKTVQQRHDMIATDYGDASLMPLFPSKTVDGYINHPYSIWDFAPASFSCPHEVERIGRMGDGGKWVCGMSRYVNYPKNRECIIYSFGVRDESSFENEMLSRTKCRVWAYDFSVVDFGQQLEPANRDRATFLQAGIAGKTDTTKSPPFYSISDLMDMNGHEYIDILKMDIEFAEFEAMDALHNDFPIMAGELPIGQFMVEIHLGHGMTSSEFLDWWERLESRGLRPTWTEPNLLSVTMNVGEGDPVYAEYTMVNVHDSKNILFGGRL; from the exons ATGGCTGCAAACTCCAAGCGTATCTTCCAGATGCTCTGGCTGGCCGCAGGTTTGATCttcaccctcgccctcctccgctcCCTCGGTACCCCCGATCAGGCCAAGGAGTGGGCATCCAGCAAGGTTAGCAGCCTCATGgccagcgacggcggccgtgtTTCAATGCGCGAGTTCAtggccaccgccgaggccatctgGGCCAAAACCGTCCAGCAGCGTCATGACATGATTGCTACCGACTACGGCGATGCCTCTTTGATGCCTCT ATTTCCCTCCAAAACCGTCGATGGATACATAAATCACCCCTACTCTATCTGGGACTTCGCTCCGGCTTCCTTCAGCTGCCCTCATGAGGTGGAACGCATCGGACGCATGGGGGACGGTGGCAAGTGGGTTTGCGGCATGTCGCGCTACGTCAATTATCCCAAGAATCGCGAGTGCATCATCTACTCCTTTGGTGTTCGCGATGAGTCTAGTTTCG AAAACGAAATGTTGAGCCGAACCAAATGCCGTGTTTGGGCCTACGACTTCTCCGTTGTCGATTTTGGCCAGCAGCTCGAACCCGCAAACCGTGACAGAGCCACCTTCCTCCAGGCCGGCATTGCTGGGAAGACGGATACCACAAAATCGCCTCCATTCTACAGCATCAGCGATTTAATGGACATGAACGGTCACGAATACAT TGACATTCTCAAGATGGATATCGAATTTGCCGAGTTCGAAGCCATGGACGCTCTTCACAACGACTTTCCCATCATGGCCGGCGAGCTCCCTATCGGTCAATTCATGGTCGAGATACACCTCGGTCACGGCATGACCTCCTCCGAATTCCTCGACTGGTGGGAGCGCCTTGAGTCCCGCGGCCTGCGCCCTACCTGGACCGAGCCCAACCTTCTCTCTGTCACCATGAACGTGGGCGAAGGGGACCCGGTGTATGCCGAGTACACCATGGTCAATGTCCACGACAGCAAGAACATATTGTTTGGTGGAAGATTGTAG
- a CDS encoding Putative small GTP-binding protein, whose translation MRAPRAIRVPNGGLFTGAKPQSRDARHFSFAASVQKPSTTPSMTTPAAWKMGQAARRTFATTTAVRSAEAAAEALKLAQDNASTLTPELVAAKMSPEEAKRLSRVRNIGIAAHIDSGKTTATERVLFYSGRISAIHEVRGKDSVGAKMDSMDLEREKGITIQSAATFADWKKTENGKEETYHINIIDTPGHIDFTIEVERALRVLDGAVMILCAVSGVQSQTITVDRQMKRYNVPRISFVNKMDRMGANPWKAVEQINSKLKIPAAAIQVPIGAENEFEGVIDLIEKKAYYFEGPRGTIVRTTDVLPGNYHDLVEEKRQELIEKLADVDDEMAELFLDEKVPTNLQIKAAIRRSTIALKFSPVMMGSALANKGIQTVLDAVCDYLPNPSEVENKALDKKRDEAVVKLVPYNSLPFVGLAFKLEENNYGQLTYIRVYQGKLRKGTYLFNSRTDKKVRIPRIVRMHSNEMEDVNEVGAGEICAVFGVDCASGDTFTDGNLPYTMSSMFVPDAVMSLSIKPKRSSDADNFSKAMNRFQREDPTFRLHVDEESEETIISGMGELHLEIYVERLRREYKVDCETGKPRVAYRETISRKAEYDFLLRRQTGGPGDYARVAGWIEPFEDPENNLFETQVVGGTIPDKYITACGKGFEEASNKGPLLGHKVIGTKMVVNDGSTHVTDSSDFAFNLATQMAFRKAFNEAGGQVLEPLMKTTITAPNEFQGNIIMLMNKRNATIHDTEVGTEDFTLICDCSLNAMFGFSSQLRAATQGKGEFGMEFSHYAPAPPHLQKELCAAYEKELEAKRTK comes from the exons ATGAGGGCTCCCAGGGCCATCAGAGTGCCGAATGGCGGGCTTTTCACAGGCGCAAAGCCCCAAAGCCGGGATGCGCGACACTTTAGCTTCGCCGCCAGCGTCCAGAAGCCCTCGACAACCCCTTCGATGACGACCCCCGCCGCATGGAAGATGGGCCAGGCCGCCAGACGCACCTTCGCGACGACCACCGCGGTCAGATCCGctgaggccgccgccgaggccctgAAGCTGGCGCAGGACAACGCCTCCACCCTCACccccgagctcgtcgccgccaagatgaGCCCCGAAGAGGCGAAGCGTCTATCGCGCGTGCGCaacatcggcatcgccgcccaCATCGACAGCGGCAAGACGACGGCTACGGAGCGCGTGCTGTTCTATTCGGGCCGCATCAGCGCCATCCACGAGGTTCGCGGCAAGGACTCGGTCGGCGCCAAGATGGACTCGATGGACCTCGAGCGAGAGAAGGGCATCACCATCCAGTCGGCCGCCACCTTCGCCgactggaagaagacggaaaACGGAAAAGAGGAAACCTACcacatcaacatcatcgaCACCCCCGGCCACATCGACTTCACTATCGAGGTCGAGCGTGCTCTGCGcgtgctcgacggcgccgtcatgatcCTGTGCGCCGTCTCGGGCGTCCAGAGTCAGACCATCACCGTCGACCGCCAGATGAAGCGCTACAACGTCCCCCGCATCAGCTTCGTGAACAAGATGGACCGCATGGGCGCCAACCCCTggaaggccgtcgagcagaTCAACAGCAAGCTCAAGatccccgccgccgccatccaggtccccatcggcgccgagaacgagTTCGAGGGCGTCATCGACCTGATCGAGAAGAAGGCTTACTACTTCGAGGGCCCCCGCGGCACCATCGTCCGCACGACCGACGTCCTCCCCGGCAACTACCAcgaccttgtcgaggagaagcgccaggagctcatcgagaagctcgccgacgtcgacgatgagatggccgagctcttcctcgacgagaaggTCCCGACCAACCTCCAGatcaaggccgccatccGCCGCTCCACCATCGCTCTCAAGTTCTCCCCCGTCATGATGGgctccgccctcgccaacaAGGGTATCCAGAccgtgctcgacgccgtctgcGACTACCTCCCCAACCcgtccgaggtcgagaacAAGGCCCTCGACAAGAAGCGCGATGAGGCCGTCGTTAAGCTCGTGCCCTACAACTCGCTGCccttcgtcggcctcgccttcaagctcgaggagaacAACTACGGCCAGCTCACCTACATCCGCGTCTACCAGGGCAAGCTCCGCAAGGGCACCTACCTCTTCAACTCCCGCACCGACAAGAAGGTCCGCATCCCCCGCATCGTCCGCATGCACTCCAACGAGATGGAGGACGTCAACGAggtcggagccggcgagatctgcgccgtcttcggcgtcgactgCGCCTCCGGCGACACCTTCACCGACGGCAACCTGCCCTACACCATGTCCTCCATGTTCGTCCCGGACGCCGTCATGTCGCTGTCCATCAAGCCCAAGCGCAGCAGCGACGCCGACAACTTCTCCAAGGCCATGAACCGCTTCCAGCGCGAGGACCCGACCTTCCGCCTGCACGTTGACGAGGAGTCCGAGGAGACCATCATCTCGGGCATGGGCGAGCTGCACCTCGAGATCTACGTCGAgcgcctgcgccgcgagTACAAGGTCGACTGCGAGACGGGCAAGCCCCGCGTCGCCTACCGCGAGACCATCTCCCGCAAGGCCGAGTAcgacttcctcctccgccgccagacCGGCGGCCCCGGTGACTacgcccgcgtcgccggcTGGATCGAGCCCTTTGAGGACCCGGAGAACAACCTGTTCGAGACccaggtcgtcggcggcaccatCCCCGACAAGTACATCACCGCCTGCGGCAAGGGCTTCGAGGAGGCCTCCAACAAGGGCCCGCTCCTGGGCCACAAGGTCATCGGCACCAAGATGGTCGTCAACGACGGCTCCACCCACGTCACCGACTCGTCCGACTTCGCCTTCAACCTCGCGACCCAGATGGCCTTCCGCAAGGCCTtcaacgaggccggcggccaggtccTCGAGCCCCTCATGAAGACTACCATCACCGCGCCCAACGAGTTCCAGGGCAACATCATCATGCTCATGAACAAGCGCAACGCCACCATCCACGACACCGAGGTCGGCACCGAGGACTTCACCCTCATCTGCGACTGCAGCCTGAACGCCATGTTCGGCTTCAGCTCCCAGCTtcgcgccgccacccagGGCAAGGGCGAGTTCGGTATGGAGTTCAGCCACTACGCCCCggctcctcctcatcttca AAAGGAGCTTTGCGCCGCCTACGAGAAGGAGTTGGAGGCCAAGCGTACCAAATAA
- a CDS encoding Putative mycotoxin biosynthesis protein UstYa, whose translation MKPQDALYSDAHREAEIHDDSMTEVSVSLLSEDGGKQQWKRADIEAGRPTTQPSRCTRICGFFQRWRGLVDTLMLFVIVGLLLERREMQPAPRDKRLEPVGDLTGFAPEFTQQITTFHPTTDFVPDDPKKLFTNASIQENWLSIVPRGLGYVVMQDPAAHDNLPVPLPEFAPRTVFTTSMTHQLHCLYAILESYAGLAVNGSAAVDMHSHIPDGTKGAEGPWHLQHCFEYLRQAIMCAGDVALEGTQTTFPEGFTGSDGWDAKHVCRDYTQVYDYLDKNRALDDHWI comes from the exons ATGAAGCCCCAGGATGCGCTATACTCCGACGCCCATCGAGAGGCCGAAATCCACGATGATTCCATGACCGAGGTCAGCGTGTCGCTCCTcagcgaggacggcggcaagcAGCAGTGGAAGCGTGCGGATATCGAGGCTGGGCGGCCGACAACACAACCGAGTCGATGCACGAGGATCTGTGGCTTCTTTCAGCGCTGGCGCGGGCTCGTCGATACCCTGAtgctcttcgtcatcgtcggcctcctACTAGAGCGAAGGGAAATGCAGCCGGCGCCCCGCGACAAGCGTCTCGAGCCCGTGGGCGACCTTACAGGCTTCGCGCCAGAGT TCACCCAGCAAATCACGACGTTCCACCCAACAACCGACTTCGTCCCCGACGACCCCAAGAAGCTCTTCACCAACGCCTCGATTCAGGAGAACTGGTTATCCATCGTGCCCAGGGGCCTGGGCTACGTCGTCATGCAAGACCCGGCCGCACACGATAACCTCCCCGTGCCGCTGCCCGAGTTCGCGCCGCGCACCGTCTTCACAACGTCCATGACGCACCAGCTGCACTGCTTGTACGCGATCCTCGAGAGCTACGCGGGgctcgccgtcaacggcagcgccgccgtcgacatgCACTCCCACATCCCCGACGGCACCAAGGGCGCCGAAGGGCCGTGGCACCTGCAGCACTGCTTCGAGTACCTCCGGCAG GCCATCATGTGCGCTGGCGACGTTGCGCTGGAGGGCACGCAAACGACCTTCCCCGAGGGGTTCACCGGTAGTGACGGGTGGGATGCGAAGCATGTCTGCAGGGACTACACGCAGGTCTACGACTACCTTGACAAGAACAGAGCGCTGGATGACCACTGGATCTGA
- a CDS encoding Putative isocitrate/isopropylmalate dehydrogenase, with protein sequence MPAMSVRTLRIGLIPGDGIGKEVIPAGRRILEALPSYLGLKFEFTDLKAGFETFEQTGAALPDKTVEILKKECDGALFGAVSSPTNAVKGYSSPIVALRKKLDLYANVRPVKTVLTAAKPIDMVIVRENTEDLYVKEEKTYDGPNGKVAEAIKRISERASHRIAAMAGDIALRRQKIRDAGAASIHKSPLVTITHKSNVLSQTDGLFRATSKLALSDPRFASVAVEEQIVDSMVYKLFRQPEDYDVIVAPNLYGDILSDGAAALVGSLGLVPSANVGEGFAIGEPCHGSAPDIQGQNIANPIATLRSAALMLEFLNEETAAAKIYAAVDANLEEGKLLSPDLGGTAKTDEVVEDILRRL encoded by the exons ATGCCCGCCATGTCTGTCAGAACCCTGCGAATCG GTCTCATCCCCGGTGATGGCATCGGCAAGGAGGTCATCCCCGCCGGTCGCCGCATCCTTGAAGCCCTCCCATCCTACCTTGGCCTCAAGTTCGAGTTCACCGACCTCAAGGCCGGCTTCGAGACGTTCGAGcagaccggcgccgccctccccgaCAAGACGGTCGAGATCCTCAAGAAGGAGTGCGATGGCGCCCTtttcggcgccgtctcctccccgACAAACGCCGTCAAGGGCTACTCCTCccccatcgtcgccctccgCAAGAAGCTCGACCTCTACGCCAACGTCCGCCCCGTCAAGACCGTCCTGACCGCCGCCAAGCCCATCGACATGGTTATCGTTCGCGAGAACACCGAGGACCTGTacgtcaaggaggagaagaccTACGATGGCCCCAACGGCAAGGTCGCTGAGGCCATCAAGCGCATCAGCGAGCGCGCCTCCcaccgcatcgccgccatggccggcgaCATCGCCCTGCGCCGCCAGAAGatccgcgacgccggcgccgccagcaTCCACAAGTCCCCtctcgtcaccatcacccaCAAGTCCAACGTCCTCTCCCAGACCGACGGTCTCTTCCGCGCCACCTCCAAGCTTGCCCTCTCCGACCCCCGTTtcgcctccgtcgccgtcgaggagcagatTGTCGACTCCATGGTCTACAAGCTCTTCCGCCAGCCCGAGGACTAcgacgtcatcgtcgcccccAACCTGTACGGTGACATCCTctccgacggcgccgccgccctcgtcggctccctcggcctcgttccCAGTGccaacgtcggcgagggcttcgccatcggcgagCCCTGCCACGGCAGCGCCCCGGACATCCAGGGCCAGAACATCGCCAACCCCATCGCCACCCTCCGCAGCGCCGCCCTCATGCTCGAGTTCCTCAACGaggagaccgccgccgccaagatctacgccgctgtcgacgccaacctcgaggagggcaagcTCCTCAGCCCCGACCTGGGCGGTACCGCCAAGACcgacgaggttgtcgaggacATTCTCCGCAGACTCTAG
- a CDS encoding Putative flavoprotein WrbA — MAPKIAIVYYSMYGHIRQLAEAEKKGIEKAGGTADLFQVAETLPEEVLAKMGAPPKPTDVPVLSDPSTLEAYDAFLIGIPTRYGNFPAQWKAFWDKTGKQWSSGGFWGKLAGLFISTASLGGGQESTAIAAMSTFAHHGIIYVPFGYAKAFPLMADLSEVHGGGPWGAGTFAGADGSRQPTAKELEIATIQGEAFYQTVAKHVG; from the exons ATGGCTCCCAAGATCGCCATTGTCTAT TACTCCATGTACGGCCACATCCGCCAATTGGCCGAGGCTGAGAAGAAAGGCATCGAGAAAGCCGGCGGCACTGCCGATCTCTTCCA GGTTGCCGAGACCCTCCCTGAGGAGGTCCTCGCCAAGATGGGCGCTCCCCCCAAGCCCACCGACGTCCCCGTCCTCAGTGACCCCAGCACTCTCGAAGCCTACGACGCCTTCCTCATCGGTATCCCCACCAGATACGGCAACTTCCCCGCCCAGTGGAAGGCTTTCTGGGACAAGACCGGCAAGCAGTGGAGCTCCGGCGGCTTCTGGGGCAAGCTGGCCGGCCTCTTCATCTCCACCGcctccctcggcggcggccaagagTCCACCGCCATCGCGGCCATGTCTACCTTCGCCCACCACGGCATCATCTACGTCCCTTTCGGATACGCCAAGGCCTTCCCTCTGATGGCCGATCTTTCCGAggtccacggcggcggcccctGGGGTGCCGGCACCtttgccggcgccgacggctccCGTCAACCCAccgccaaggagctcgagatcGCCACCATCCAGGGCGAGGCCTTCTACCAGACCGTCGCTAAGCACGTCGGTTGA
- a CDS encoding Putative Cytidyltransferase-like domain, rossmann-like alpha/beta/alpha sandwich, which yields MASEEYPGLLLLPFPPRPPSRASLSAAYRPSLLAVLSKIKNPNRSSVLVVAVVCPLLQGASPKTKSLSWAAAQSLVAGLYSLIAVVCAEQDIATDIHGGPGSVDARVVLVDHDVDRRFPPDFVANIEPNNTTVVDLPTFASAYHPWSFIFHVNSEQGYRTLSTYLRFAERRQTILQSQLIVVEAGLSLNLESSGTERAEDSPGYSIVCLGGTFDHLHPGHKLLLTAAALLLRVPVKDSTATCRLIIGITGDQLLKNKKYAELVQSWDDRARFIVDFLSSLLELDKGGWKKKAGPVAAVTTQPGRLEATFRNGAITVECVEIQDPFGPTITQEEMDVLVVSGETRSGGQAVNDRRTALGWKPLETYEVEVLDANDLGDEASKTDESFASKISSTAIRQQKAETVAKLESSKSRLS from the coding sequence ATGGCCTCGGAAGAGTATCCAGGTCTGCTCCTCTTGCCTTTCCCCCCTCGGCCACCATCGCGCGCCTCACTTAGCGCCGCCTATCGGCCATCGCTGCTGGCTGTTCTATCCAAGATCAAGAACCCGAATCGGTCATCCGTCCTCGTAGTAGCCGTCGTGTGCCCGCTTCTCCAAGGGGCGTCGCCCAAAACCAAGTCGCTTTCGTGGGCAGCTGCACAGTCCCTGGTTGCCGGCCTCTACAGCCTCATCGCTGTTGTGTGCGCCGAGCAAGACATTGCCACAGATATCCATGGAGGTCCCGGCTCTGTCGATGCCCGTGTCGTGCTGGTCGATCACGATGTCGACAGGAGGTTTCCTCCCGACTTCGTTGCCAACATCGagcccaacaacaccaccgtTGTCGACCTCCCGACCTTTGCGTCGGCCTACCACCCCTGGAGTTTCATCTTTCACGTCAACAGCGAGCAGGGCTACCGCACTCTTTCCACCTATCTCAGGTTCGCCGAGCGGAGGCAGACAATTCTTCAGTCACAGCTAATAGTCGTTGAGGCGGGGCTAAGCCTGAACCTCGAGAGCTCAGGGACCGAAAGGGCAGAGGACTCGCCAGGGTACTCCATTGTGTGTCTCGGGGGCACCTTTGACCACTTACACCCGGGCCACAAACTACTCTTGACGGCTGCAGCGCTTCTCCTTCGGGTGCCAGTCAAGGACTCGACAGCAACTTGCCGTCTGATTATCGGCATCACGGGGGACCAGCTGTTGAAAAACAAGAAGTACGCAGAACTCGTGCAGTCCTGGGACGACAGGGCTCGATTCATAGTCGATTTCCTCTCTTcgctgctggagctggacAAGGGCggatggaagaagaaggccggccCCGTCGCAGCCGTTACGACGCAGCCGGGCCGTCTTGAGGCGACGTTCCGCAACGGCGCCATCACTGTGGAGTGTGTTGAGATCCAAGACCCGTTTGGCCCGACCATCACACAGGAGGAGATGGACGTCTTGGTAGTTTCGGGAGAGACGCGGTCGGGCGGACAGGCCGTCAACGATAGACGGACTGCACTCGGATGGAAGCCCCTGGAGACGTACGAGGTCGAGGTGCTCGACGCCAacgatctcggcgacgaggcgagTAAGACGGATGAGAGCTTTGCGTCCAAGATCAGCAGTACGGCCATCCGGCAGCAAAAGGCCGAGACTGTGGCGAAGCTGGAGAGCAGCAAAAGCCGGCTCTCTTAG
- a CDS encoding Putative major facilitator superfamily, MFS transporter superfamily, which yields MTVRNPDVDEKSGAAPGLRSNTPSETTLTPAAGPNENDITSATAAATVPPPPPSTSVPGPVPDGGLEAWLQVLGSWVILAQTWGLVNTFGVYQTYYERTLQGTTPSAISWIGSIQGALLMMVGPISGPLYDAGYFRELLWAGVFLILLGLFMTSLCTTYWQVLLAQGVCVGLGCGLTFLPSTAILSQYFNKRRALVMGIAATGSPIAGMCFPILFGHLEPKIGFGWATRIIAFILLGLSVIPAVTMHTRLPPSGHKRSLIDKTALHDPVFMLVVAGSFIGFLAMYVPYFYIQLFAVNHSIGPADFSAYFVTLLSAGSIPGRVIPNYLADKVGALYMQISVAAGSAVLMFAWLGIRNMAGLVVFAILYGLFSGGMVSVSPTVVVSLSPDLGRVGTRMGMMNFIAGIAILVGTPIAGAILGDYSEVAWQSMIGYGAAALTAGSMCLTLSKIFQLKKTARDLKA from the coding sequence ATGACGGTCCGAAATCCCGACGTGGACGAGAAAtccggcgccgccccggGCCTCCGCTCGAATACACCCTCCGAAACAACCCtcaccccggccgccggcccgAACGAGAACGACATTACcagcgccaccgccgccgccaccgtaccgccaccgccgccatcgacctcCGTACCCGGCCCCGTCCCGGACGGCGGTCTCGAAGCCTGGCTTCAGGTGCTCGGTTCTTGGGTGATCCTCGCCCAGACCTGGGGCCTCGTCAACACTTTCGGCGTCTACCAGACCTACTATGAACGCACCCTCCAGGGCACGACCCCTTCCGCCATCTCCTGGATCGGTTCCATCCAGGGCGCCCTTCTGATGATGGTCGGCCCCATATCCGGGCCCCTTTACGACGCCGGCTACTTCCGCGAGCTTCTCTGGGCCGGCGTgttcctcatcctcctcggcctgtTCATGACGTCCCTCTGCACCACCTACTGGCAagtcctcctcgcccagggcgtgtgcgtcggcctcggctgcGGCCTGaccttcctcccctccaccgCGATCCTCAGCCAGTACTTCAATAAGCGCCGCGCCCTCGTCATGGGCATCGCCGCGACTGGGTCGCCCATAGCGGGCATGTGCTTCCCCATCCTCTTCGGCCACCTCGAGCCCAAAATCGGCTTCGGCTGGGCCACGCGcatcatcgccttcatcCTGCTGGGCCTGTCCGTCATCCCCGCAGTCACGATGCACACCCGCCTCCCGCCCTCGGGCCACAAGCGCTCCCTCATCGATAAGACGGCTCTGCACGACCCGGTCTTCATGCTCGTCGTGGCCGGTTCCTTCATCGGTTTCCTGGCCATGTATGTGCCGTACTTTTACATCCAGCTCTTTGCCGTCAACCACAGCATCGGCCCGGCAGACTTCTCAGCATACTTCGTCACGCTTCTTAGTGCCGGGAGCATCCCGGGCCGAGTGATACCGAACTATCTGGCAGACAAAGTTGGCGCGCTGTATATGCAAATCTCTGTCGCTGCGGGTTCGGCCGTGCTTATGTTCGCTTGGCTGGGCATTCGAAATATGGctggtcttgtcgtcttcgccatcctGTATGGTCTGTTCTCCGGCGGCATGGTGAGCGTGTCgccaaccgtcgtcgtcagcctGTCACCGGATCTTGGCCGCGTGGGAACCCGCATGGGCATGATGAACTTCATTGCGGGtatcgccatcctcgtcggtACGCCGATTGCCGGTGCCATCTTGGGCGACTACAGTGAAGTCGCCTGGCAGTCCATGATCGGGTacggggcggcggcgttgacggctGGCTCAATGTGTTTGACCTTATCAAAGATCTTTCAGTTAAAGAAGACTGCCCGGGATTTGAAGGCTTGA